The genome window GTTAGAGCTACTGGCCTTTTTATTTTGTCTCCCTGTGTGCGGTATGCTTCCTGCAACAGCTGCAATATTTCTTGAGTTCCAGCCTGTCGGGTGTCTTCTGTTTGTTCTTGGTTGTCGTATAATTCCTGTTCTTGCAGTCGGTGCAAGCAAGGATCACTAATTGCCTCATTTTCTACCCCTTATTCTATAATCTCGGTGACAACGCCTGCGCCTACGGTCCTTCCGCCTTCCC of Syntrophorhabdaceae bacterium contains these proteins:
- the rpmG gene encoding 50S ribosomal protein L33 — encoded protein: MRQLVILACTDCKNRNYTTTKNKQKTPDRLELKKYCSCCRKHTAHRETK